The Daucus carota subsp. sativus chromosome 7, DH1 v3.0, whole genome shotgun sequence genome window below encodes:
- the LOC108194073 gene encoding transcription elongation factor TFIIS produces the protein MEKELIQLFQTVEKAAAAAENDAVGGSSAEEDRCIDVLNQLEKCPVNYDVLVSTQVGKRLRHLTKHPRKKIQALASQLIETWKNIVVEETLKKNRMGSMDSKVSLNSQPVSAGTSGGIRVANVETLKIEKNDSNVASRTENFVEYESNSDEDRIEIFDDVRIQEIASGKRETVVTVASKGKQNVDAMKSTQLMSSAPKLSTLIRCNDPVRDKIRELLLQALNKVSGEIEERQRGELDACDPIRVAVCLESAMFEKWGRSTGAQKVKYRSILFNIGDSSNPDFRRKVLLGHVQPEKVLEMKPEEMASHDRQRQNKQIKDKALFECERGKQAEATTNSFKCGRCGKRKCTYYQLQTRSADEPMTTFVTCVNCNKRWKFC, from the exons ATGGAGAAAGAATTGATCCAACTATTTCAAACGGTGGAGAAAGCCGCGGCGGCAGCTGAAAACGACGCCGTTGGAGGTTCCTCGGCGGAGGAAGATCGCTGTATCGATGTTCTCAATCAGCTCGAGAAATGCCCCGTTAATTACGACGTCTTAGTCTCCACTCAG GTAGGAAAACGCCTGCGGCATCTAACGAAACATCCTAGAAAGAAGATTCAGGCTTTGGCTTCTCAATTGATTGAGACATGGAAGAACATTGTAGTTGAGGAAACACTTAAAAAGAATAGAATGGGAAGCATGGACAGTAAAGTTTCCTTGAATTCTCAACCTGTTTCTGCCGGAACTTCGGGGGGCATAAGGGTTGCGAATGTTGAAACTTTGAAGATTGAGAAAAATGACTCTAATGTTGCATCAAGGACTGAGAACTTTGTCGAATATGAGAGTAACTCAGATGAGGATAGAATAgaaatatttgatgatgtcaggATTCAAGAGATTGCCTCTGGGAAACGTGAAACTGTTGTAACAGTGGCTAGCAAGGGAAAACAAAACGTCGATGCGATGAAATCTACACAATTAATGTCATCCGCCCCTAAGCTGTCTACCCTCATACGTTGTAATGATCCCGTACGGGACAAAATTCGTGAACTTCTTTTACAAGCTTTGAACAAAGTTTCAGGTGAGATCGAGGAACGTCAAAGAGGTGAGTTAGATGCATGTGACCCAATTAGGGTTGCTGTGTGTTTGGAGTCTGCAATGTTTGAGAAGTGGGGCCGGTCTACTGGTGCACAGAAAGTGAAATATAGATCCATACTATTTAATATTGGGGATTCAAGCAACCCAGATTTCCGTAGAAAAGTTCTCTTAGGACATGTTCAGCCAGAAAAGGTCCTTGAAATGAAACCAGAAGAAATGGCAAGTCATGATAGGCAACGTCAAAATAAACAGATTAAAGACAAGGCTTTATTTGAGTGTGAGCGTGGCAAACAAGCAGAGGCAACTACCAATAGTTTCAAGTGTGGCCGATGTGGAAAAAGGAAATGCACTTACTACCAGTTGCAGACTCGTAGCGCAGATGAGCCTATGACTACATTTGTAACATGTGTAAACTGCAATAAACGTTGGAAGTTCTGTTAG
- the LOC108196842 gene encoding S-adenosylmethionine synthase 2, with protein sequence MDTFLYTSESVNEGHPDKLCDQISDAVLDACLEQDPDSKVACETCSKTNMVMVFGEITTKANVDYEKIVRKTCRDIGFVSDDVGLDADNCKVLVQIEQQSPDIAQGVHGHLTKRPEDIGAGDQGHMFGYATDETPELMPLSHVLATKLGAKLTEVRKNGTCPWLRPDGKTQVTVEYYNDKGAMVPIRVHTVLISTQHDETVTNDEIAADLKEHVIKPIIPAKYLDEKTIFHLNPSGRFVIGGPHGDAGLTGRKIIIDTYGGWGAHGGGAFSGKDPTKVDRSGAYIVRQAAKSIVANGLARRCIVQVSYAIGVPDPLSVFVDSYGTGNIPDKEILKIVKETFDFRPGMIAINLDLKRGGNNRFLKTAAYGHFGRDDADFTWEVVKPLKWEKPQL encoded by the coding sequence ATGGACACCTTCTTGTATACTTCTGAATCTGTAAATGAGGGACACCCAGACAAGCTATGTGATCAGATTTCCGACGCAGTCCTTGATGCCTGCCTTGAACAGGACCCTGACAGCAAAGTTGCATGTGAGACATGCTCAAAGACCAACATGGTTATGGTATTTGGTGAGATTACAACCAAAGCCAATGTAGACTACGAAAAAATTGTGCGCAAGACCTGCCGTGATATTGGATTTGTTTCTGACGATGTTGGCCTCGATGCTGACAACTGCAAGGTCCTTGTCCAGATTGAGCAACAGAGCCCTGATATTGCTCAAGGTGTCCACGGTCATCTCACCAAGCGTCCTGAGGATATTGGTGCAGGGGACCAAGGACATATGTTTGGTTATGCCACCGATGAGACTCCAGAGTTGATGCCCCTAAGTCATGTTCTTGCAACTAAGCTTGGGGCTAAGCTTACCGAGGTTCGCAAGAATGGTACCTGCCCTTGGTTGAGACCTGATGGAAAAACCCAAGTCACTGTTGAGTATTACAATGATAAAGGGGCCATGGTCCCTATCCGTGTCCACACCGTTCTCATTTCCACTCAGCACGATGAAACTGTAACTAATGATGAGATTGCAGCTGACCTCAAGGAGCATGTTATCAAACCTATCATTCCTGCAAAGTACCTTGATGAGAAGACCATCTTCCATCTCAATCCATCTGGCCGTTTTGTCATCGGAGGTCCTCATGGTGATGCAGGTCTTACTGGTCGTAAGATCATCATCGATACTTATGGTGGTTGGGGAGCCCATGGTGGTGGTGCCTTCTCTGGTAAGGACCCAACCAAGGTTGATAGGAGTGGTGCCTACATCGTCAGACAGGCTGCCAAGAGCATTGTTGCTAATGGTCTGGCTCGTAGGTGCATTGTTCAAGTCTCTTATGCCATCGGTGTGCCTGATCCATTGTCCGTCTTTGTTGATTCATATGGCACAGGAAATATTCCAGATAAGGAGATTTTGAAGATTGTCAAGGAAACTTTTGATTTTAGACCTGGAATGATTGCAATCAACTTGGATCTCAAGAGGGGCGGCAACAACAGGTTCCTGAAGACGGCTGCATATGGGCATTTCGGAAGAGATGATGCAGATTTCACCTGGGAGGTAGTCAAGCCCCTCAAGTGGGAGAAGCCACAGCTCTAG
- the LOC108194072 gene encoding general transcription and DNA repair factor IIH subunit TFB5, whose amino-acid sequence MVNIIKGLYISCDIPMAQFIINMNAALPHSQKFILHVLDDTHLFVRSDMAGSIRDKISEFREQNTYEKPA is encoded by the exons ATGGTAAACATAATCAAAGGTTTATACATTTCATG TGACATTCCAATGGCACAATTCATTATTAACATGAATGCAGCATTACCCCATTCGCAGAAGTTTATATTACATGTTTTGGATGACACCCATCTATTTGTGCGATCTGACATGGCTGGAAGCATACGCGATAAAATCTCAGAGTTCAGAGAACAGAATACCTATGAGAAGCCTGCATAA